In Paenibacillus guangzhouensis, a single window of DNA contains:
- a CDS encoding ABC transporter permease subunit, producing MPKLLQVSLFVPGILLIVLLFATLPAVLQADPFGGAIHFQWSNGFSKIGEYLEGIRTGHSFLYYAGQNELSFWEQIGSSVAVTSFYMILGALMGMTIGVLLGVYFAVTRAEWFKRLLELTGALPDFIIVIVLQFLIVLVAMKTGFVIAKVASFKPDEPAILLPLLSTIIIPANYMIRNVALHMKHTFTEDYIIFAKSRGLRKGYIIFRHALPNVLPFIKADLHKFMGILFGNLFIFEYLYNLHGVTMMVFTNAFGLKNYQYSLVVNGILTFLLLYAIVYLLLRLMILGWEKVLTR from the coding sequence ATGCCAAAATTATTACAAGTTTCACTTTTTGTTCCTGGGATTCTATTGATCGTTCTTCTATTTGCCACGTTACCCGCAGTGCTGCAAGCTGATCCATTTGGAGGCGCAATACATTTTCAGTGGTCCAATGGTTTCTCGAAGATCGGGGAGTATTTAGAAGGTATCCGAACAGGACATTCCTTCCTATATTATGCTGGGCAGAATGAGTTATCGTTCTGGGAACAAATTGGAAGCAGCGTCGCAGTCACGTCTTTCTATATGATTCTCGGTGCATTGATGGGTATGACGATAGGCGTCTTGCTTGGTGTTTATTTCGCCGTTACACGTGCGGAATGGTTCAAGCGTCTCTTGGAATTGACGGGAGCGCTGCCAGATTTCATTATTGTCATTGTCTTGCAATTCCTGATTGTGCTCGTCGCGATGAAGACGGGGTTCGTCATCGCCAAAGTGGCAAGCTTCAAGCCGGATGAACCAGCCATCCTGCTCCCGTTACTATCGACGATCATCATTCCTGCGAACTACATGATCCGTAATGTTGCGCTGCACATGAAGCACACGTTCACGGAGGATTACATCATTTTCGCCAAATCGAGGGGACTTCGCAAAGGGTACATCATTTTCCGCCATGCGCTTCCCAATGTCTTGCCTTTCATCAAGGCGGATTTGCATAAATTTATGGGCATCTTATTCGGTAACTTATTTATTTTCGAATATTTGTACAATCTACATGGGGTCACGATGATGGTATTCACGAATGCGTTTGGTTTGAAAAACTACCAGTATAGCCTTGTCGTCAACGGCATACTGACGTTCCTGCTGCTCTATGCGATTGTGTATCTGCTGCTTCGGCTCATGATTCTAGGGTGGGAGAAGGTGTTGACACGATGA
- a CDS encoding RNA polymerase sigma factor has translation MLQRQLEECLIRCMTDHQENIYRLAYSYVRNPEDALDIVHESIHRALVSADTLKNPNAVKSWFFRIVVNMSLDFLRKHKRIQVVDDVMLDAYSTGTIDIYTDLDLERALEELPWKFRSIIILRFFEDMKIDEVAEVLQENVNTVKTRLYQALRILRVQLKYDADEEDP, from the coding sequence ATGCTTCAACGTCAACTTGAAGAATGCTTAATCCGCTGCATGACAGATCATCAGGAGAATATCTACCGACTCGCATATAGCTATGTTCGAAATCCAGAGGATGCCCTAGATATTGTGCATGAATCGATTCATCGCGCGTTAGTCTCTGCAGACACATTGAAAAATCCGAATGCGGTGAAAAGTTGGTTTTTTCGGATTGTGGTGAATATGTCGCTTGATTTCCTGCGGAAGCACAAAAGAATTCAGGTCGTTGATGATGTCATGCTAGATGCTTATAGCACCGGTACAATAGATATTTACACCGATCTTGACCTAGAACGAGCGCTTGAGGAGCTGCCGTGGAAGTTCCGCAGTATTATTATCCTTAGGTTCTTTGAAGATATGAAAATTGATGAAGTTGCCGAAGTTTTGCAGGAGAATGTGAATACAGTCAAGACAAGGTTATATCAAGCGCTGCGAATCTTGCGCGTACAATTGAAGTACGATGCAGATGAGGAGGATCCATAG
- a CDS encoding ABC transporter permease produces the protein MNRTLLIGLMITVAMIAASFFGQYFTTHDLGDQVDVHYSVDANGQGNLIVPPVSPNAEYPFGTDKAGNDLMVKLIDGSKYTILVSLAVAFTRICLGGILGLFLGYFGKDKTHRGKRLPIWNVLNGIPIFIIVWMVMIGLSINPAASPFDLTLFLAVVMTIVGIPSVASTVRDKTMVIREKQFIISARSIGAGPVTIIRTHILPHLKESLIILFVQEIVLILGLMGQLAIFNIFVGGSLMYFDPFEYVSRTNEWTGLIGQARNYLFIYQWILLIPLAAYIIFIFGFHLISVGLESIYKEKYSKVSHI, from the coding sequence ATGAATCGAACATTACTTATTGGTCTGATGATCACCGTTGCCATGATCGCTGCTTCTTTTTTCGGACAGTACTTTACAACGCATGATCTGGGCGATCAAGTTGACGTTCATTACTCGGTCGATGCGAATGGACAAGGCAATCTGATCGTACCACCGGTCTCACCGAATGCAGAGTACCCTTTTGGGACAGATAAAGCAGGAAACGACCTTATGGTGAAATTAATTGATGGCTCCAAATATACTATCCTCGTCTCGCTTGCTGTTGCATTTACTCGTATTTGCCTAGGAGGTATCTTAGGACTGTTCCTTGGTTATTTCGGTAAAGATAAGACACATCGTGGCAAAAGGTTGCCGATATGGAATGTACTCAATGGGATCCCGATATTCATCATCGTATGGATGGTCATGATAGGCCTATCAATCAATCCAGCTGCTTCGCCGTTCGATCTAACACTCTTCCTCGCGGTCGTGATGACGATCGTCGGAATTCCGTCTGTCGCTTCGACGGTGAGAGATAAAACCATGGTCATTCGTGAGAAGCAATTTATTATCTCAGCGAGATCCATCGGGGCAGGTCCCGTAACGATTATACGAACGCACATTTTACCGCATCTGAAGGAAAGCCTCATCATTTTGTTCGTACAAGAGATTGTACTGATTCTCGGATTAATGGGTCAATTGGCTATATTCAATATTTTCGTCGGCGGTTCTTTAATGTACTTTGACCCCTTTGAATATGTGAGCCGAACAAATGAATGGACTGGCCTGATCGGTCAAGCGAGGAACTATTTGTTCATCTACCAATGGATCTTGCTCATCCCGCTTGCGGCTTACATTATTTTTATTTTCGGCTTCCATCTGATTTCTGTCGGACTGGAGTCGATCTACAAAGAAAAATATTCGAAGGTATCACATATTTAA
- a CDS encoding DinB family protein, whose product MSYESVRPVWRAVRDRFQKSMSALKSEELSLKLSDDTSSIGFMVRHNAEVEYMFAEWFFQRKAPEGLIYQTNGPSTDDSAFTDLSELIAFSEASDQYLSQAMESLPDEAWDQPVTSPMGLSTPREALGRVLYHAGLHAGQIALIRKVAGQISRL is encoded by the coding sequence ATGTCTTATGAATCTGTTCGTCCCGTCTGGAGAGCCGTCCGAGATCGGTTCCAGAAGTCAATGTCTGCCTTGAAATCGGAAGAGTTATCCCTTAAACTCTCAGATGATACATCCTCTATTGGTTTCATGGTTCGGCATAATGCCGAAGTCGAGTACATGTTCGCAGAGTGGTTCTTCCAAAGGAAAGCACCGGAAGGTTTGATCTATCAGACGAATGGCCCATCGACAGATGATTCCGCATTCACTGACTTATCTGAGCTGATTGCGTTCTCCGAAGCATCGGATCAATATTTATCGCAAGCGATGGAGAGTCTTCCGGATGAGGCATGGGATCAACCGGTGACATCGCCGATGGGACTTTCGACACCGCGCGAAGCATTGGGCCGCGTACTCTATCACGCGGGTCTGCATGCGGGCCAGATTGCTTTGATCCGCAAAGTTGCAGGGCAAATCAGTCGATTATAA
- a CDS encoding HugZ family pyridoxamine 5'-phosphate oxidase, protein MKTMDIGTMKQKYIDFTSSRKTLVISSIDDQGMPFISYAPFVKHHDRLYIYISRISDHYRYVESNERVHVMMIADESATQNVFARERARWSCTTANLGKEGHEEIFDLFNTSFNEKLMTMLRGLDFSLFELTPVEGRFVVGFGQAFDVSLSGDKFEHVVVDKKDK, encoded by the coding sequence ATGAAGACAATGGATATCGGAACCATGAAGCAGAAATATATTGATTTTACGAGCAGTCGCAAGACATTAGTAATTAGCAGCATCGATGATCAAGGCATGCCATTCATCAGCTATGCGCCGTTCGTGAAGCATCATGACAGACTGTACATTTACATTAGCCGGATTTCCGATCACTATCGCTATGTCGAGAGCAACGAACGCGTTCATGTCATGATGATTGCGGACGAGAGTGCGACACAGAATGTATTTGCTCGTGAGCGTGCACGTTGGTCATGCACGACGGCGAACCTTGGCAAAGAAGGGCATGAAGAGATTTTTGATTTATTCAACACGTCGTTCAATGAGAAATTGATGACCATGCTGCGTGGACTAGATTTCTCCTTGTTCGAATTAACGCCAGTCGAAGGCCGATTCGTGGTTGGGTTCGGGCAAGCATTCGATGTGAGTTTGTCAGGCGATAAGTTTGAACATGTCGTCGTCGATAAGAAAGATAAATAA